One Nonomuraea angiospora DNA segment encodes these proteins:
- a CDS encoding SigE family RNA polymerase sigma factor: protein MDRDDGFREFVLARQQALMRTAYLLVGDAHLAEDLLQSVLTKIVKHWPKLAKEGNPEAYTRKALVNQYLAWRRRPRPEVLSAAPPERAASYDNATLDRIVLRQALAKLTRKQRAVIVLRYWEDLTEAQTAEALGCSIGTVKSQTHHALARLRALAPELADPYLQEVVR, encoded by the coding sequence TTGGATCGTGACGACGGCTTCCGCGAGTTCGTGCTCGCCCGCCAGCAAGCGCTGATGCGGACCGCGTACCTGCTCGTGGGGGACGCCCACCTCGCCGAGGACCTGCTGCAGAGCGTCCTGACCAAGATCGTGAAGCACTGGCCCAAACTCGCCAAGGAGGGCAATCCCGAGGCATACACGCGTAAGGCCCTGGTCAACCAGTACCTCGCCTGGCGGCGCCGTCCCCGTCCCGAGGTGCTGAGCGCCGCACCGCCCGAGCGGGCCGCCTCCTACGACAACGCCACGCTCGACCGGATCGTCCTGCGCCAGGCGCTGGCCAAGCTGACCCGCAAGCAGCGGGCGGTGATCGTGCTGCGCTACTGGGAGGACCTCACCGAGGCGCAGACGGCCGAAGCGCTCGGCTGCTCGATCGGCACCGTCAAGAGCCAGACCCACCATGCCCTCGCCCGCCTGCGCGCGCTCGCGCCGGAGCTGGCTGACCCGTACCTTCAGGAGGTAGTTCGATGA
- a CDS encoding CBS domain-containing protein, with amino-acid sequence MGTSGVDKTVQDVMHRGAQCVGEHDTLRTAAQMMRDLSVGALPICGDDDRLKGIITDRDIVIKCCAEGKDIDQTTASELAHGLVWVEARSSVEEALQKMEQHQIKRLPVIENHRIVGMVSEADLAKELPDNKLAEFVHRVYAPA; translated from the coding sequence ATGGGCACATCGGGAGTCGACAAGACAGTCCAGGACGTGATGCACCGCGGAGCGCAGTGCGTCGGCGAACACGACACCCTCCGCACGGCCGCGCAGATGATGCGTGACCTCTCAGTCGGCGCGTTGCCGATCTGCGGGGACGACGACCGGCTCAAAGGGATCATCACCGACCGCGACATCGTGATCAAGTGTTGCGCCGAGGGCAAGGACATCGACCAGACCACCGCGAGCGAGCTCGCACACGGGCTGGTCTGGGTGGAGGCCCGCAGCAGCGTCGAGGAGGCGCTGCAGAAGATGGAGCAGCACCAGATCAAGCGGCTGCCCGTGATCGAGAACCACCGGATCGTGGGCATGGTTTCCGAGGCCGATCTGGCGAAGGAGCTGCCGGACAACAAGCTCGCCGAGTTCGTCCACCGCGTCTACGCACCCGCGTAA
- a CDS encoding universal stress protein translates to MIIVGVDGSRTGLDAAGWAATEAALRQVPLTVAHAVPKWVCEEGDGHYAEVGRWLRESARSVLVSARDRALRERPQITVETVLLPGDPRSALVKISENAELLVTGSRGVGGVRGLLVGSVAYGVAAHAVTDVVLVRARPSTPRGEIVVGVDGSPGGVRALGFAFAEAELRGTKLRAVHAWAWPHPSGFEPAGREGELDQSRELDELLAGHRERHPGVEVVPEIVHGHPVEVLREAAADADLLVVGTHGRSQLAGMLMGSISQAMLHHAPCPLAVIRRGRA, encoded by the coding sequence ATGATCATCGTGGGCGTTGACGGCTCGAGAACCGGGCTGGACGCCGCCGGCTGGGCCGCCACGGAAGCGGCGCTGAGACAGGTGCCGCTTACCGTGGCGCACGCCGTTCCGAAGTGGGTGTGCGAGGAGGGCGACGGCCACTACGCCGAGGTCGGCCGGTGGCTGCGCGAGAGCGCGAGATCGGTGCTGGTCTCCGCACGGGACCGCGCGCTGCGGGAGCGGCCGCAGATCACGGTGGAGACCGTCCTGCTGCCGGGCGACCCCCGCTCCGCCCTGGTCAAGATCTCGGAGAACGCCGAGCTGCTGGTCACCGGCAGCCGGGGCGTCGGCGGCGTGCGCGGGCTGCTGGTGGGGTCCGTCGCGTACGGTGTCGCCGCGCACGCGGTCACGGACGTCGTCCTGGTACGCGCCCGCCCCTCGACCCCGCGCGGCGAGATCGTGGTGGGGGTCGACGGTTCCCCCGGGGGCGTGCGGGCGCTCGGCTTCGCGTTCGCCGAGGCGGAACTGCGCGGTACGAAGCTGCGCGCCGTACACGCGTGGGCCTGGCCGCATCCGAGCGGGTTCGAGCCGGCCGGCCGCGAGGGCGAGCTGGACCAGTCGCGTGAGCTGGACGAGCTGCTGGCGGGGCACCGGGAGCGGCATCCGGGGGTGGAGGTGGTGCCGGAGATCGTGCACGGCCACCCCGTCGAGGTGCTGCGGGAGGCGGCGGCCGACGCGGACCTGCTGGTGGTCGGCACGCACGGGCGCAGCCAGCTCGCCGGGATGCTCATGGGCTCGATCAGCCAGGCCATGCTCCACCACGCCCCTTGCCCGCTCGCCGTGATCCGCCGGGGCCGGGCCTGA